The genomic segment TCTTGAAAATCTGCTAACGCGAATACAGATATTGGCTCAAATAAAAAACAAAAAAGGATTGAGAAAAGGGAAAATATACTAATGAATCGCCGCATAATTTCTAACTTTCTGAGACTCTGCATAACTAGTCTAGACTTCTAAAAACAATAAAGTAGAACAATCCAAAATAAAGAGAACTTGATTTTAGAGGTAACCGAAACCTTTATCTAGTAATATTTAGTTGCCTGACGGTACCTCTTTGAATAGAGGCGGGTCAAAACTTAAACCGCTCGGGCATCCTGCCCGACTTCGACACTGCCTCTTGTCTAATCAAACCGTTTCAGAATTGAAGGTTCTTACAGCAAAGTCAGCTACTAATTATGGCTTTGATGTAACTGATTTTAAGATGTTTACTCATCTAAACCCCTTATCAATTCAGGTAAATATCCGACACAAAAATCCTGACAAGAAAGTCACTATTGATGACTGTTCTATCCTTAGTCAATATATTGATGAAGCTATCCAAGGTTCTTCAATACTTGATCAACCTTTCAATCTTGAAATCAGCAGCGAGGGAATTGGTGATTTTTTAACAGAGGAAAAAGATTTTCAAACTTTCAAAGGTTTTCCTGTTGAAGTTAGTTATCAGGATTTAAAAAAAATTGAACAACAAATTAATGGTTTGCTTCTAAAAAGGACAGATAATGAACTCCATATAAATCAAAAGGGGAAAACCCAACGGATACCGGTCGAAGACGTTATTCAAGTCCGACTAGCAACACCCTCTGGTTAAAATCTAGATAGTAATTATCTAACCCAATCATTTTCATCCCTATATCCCATCATCGATGGCTCTTGTTCTACTCCCAGGCTTAAATAACTTAATTGAAGACATTAGTGAGGAAAAAAAGCTTCCATCACAAGTCGTCGAAGCTGCTTTGAGAG from the Prochlorococcus marinus str. NATL2A genome contains:
- a CDS encoding ribosome maturation factor RimP, with the translated sequence MPDGTSLNRGGSKLKPLGHPARLRHCLLSNQTVSELKVLTAKSATNYGFDVTDFKMFTHLNPLSIQVNIRHKNPDKKVTIDDCSILSQYIDEAIQGSSILDQPFNLEISSEGIGDFLTEEKDFQTFKGFPVEVSYQDLKKIEQQINGLLLKRTDNELHINQKGKTQRIPVEDVIQVRLATPSG